The Psychrobacter raelei genome contains the following window.
CTAAGCTAAAAGGTCTATTTGCATAAGCTAAAGGTACCTCGAAACGACTAATTTGTGCCCTTCCATTACTTGTTTCTAGTACGACTCCTTGCTCTGTACTGGTTTGAGTCGGTGTTTTTGAGTGTAGGATACGATCCCAAGTACTTAATTCTGGGTTATGCAGCTTAATATCTAAGTGCAACTTCTCTACTACAGGCTGTAGAACCATACGTGATTTAATAAGCTCACGCTCGGTCTCTGCAGGAGTAGACTCTTCACCCACTAACTCAGATATGTTAGCACCTAAAGCTGCAATACTTTTTGATTTATTATCAATTTGTAATAATGCATCGGTTTGGTAAGTAGGTTGTACATAACGGCTATAGGTAACGCCTAATAAAAGCCCCAATAATGCAGCCGCTAAAATTGTTTTCCAACCACGCAACAAAGCCAATAGTAACGCCATTAAATCAATTTCGTTGTCATCTTTAATAGCTTTGTCATTAGGTGAGGGAGGCACAGTTTGAGTCATAGGTTTTTTTCACTATTTATTAGTTGCTAGTTAAACAATGGGCAGGTTTTTATATCGAGAATAAAAATAGCGTTAAGTTAATTTATTTTATCCTGCCAATCCTCTATACCTTTTACGATATCTTGATATGCCGTTTTAAATGCACTCATCTCATGTTTGTAAGGGTCGGCAATATCTTTATCACGCCAATGACCCAGTTTAAAGGTTTTACCGCGGCAAAAAGGGAAGCGTTCTTCAATCCACTTATTTTGTCCGTCAGACATGGTGAGTATTAAATCATATTTTAGAGCCAGATCTTCATCTATTTGCTTAGCGATATGACCGGTAATATCAATATTTTGCTGCTGCATAATTTCGATAGCAGCGGGATCGGCTCCATGACCGACCAAAGCCCCAACACCTGCAGAATCAATGTTTTTGTCAGGAAAGCGCTGCTTTAATAACGCTTCTGCCATAGGACTACGGCAGATATTACCGACACACACTACCAAGATATTTTCAAACGCCATAAGATTAATCCTCAACCTACTTCTATTTAGCCTATTTGATGTAATATACAGATACTTTAGTTAAGTCTATCAAGAGCATAGGCTGAAGGAAGGATAGCACCAATAAATCTTGACCATCGGGTTAGACCTGTAGGGTCTACATAGACGATATCATTGGGCTGCATTTCAAAGCGGTTGGCTAATGCTAAGTTAGTAACAGATTGTAGATTGGCATGATAAATATCCGTATAAGAAGCATTGCCGTGATCACGTATCACATAAAGCTTGGCAGCATCTGCAGTACGGGCATCTAGACCTTCTACTTCACCTAAGACTTGAGTCAGGCTTAACCCTTGGTCTGGTATCTCTACAGGTTTGACGCTGCCAAACTCGCCTAATACGTAGACTTTATTACGATCACGACTATTGACATGTACAGCATCGCCGTCTCTTAGATAGATTTGATTCGCAGAAACCCCCATACTTTTTAGGTCATTCAAACCAAGCTCATAAGTGGTACCGTTACGAGTTAAAGTAACATTGTTTGAATCACCTTCAGGCGCAACACCTCCAGCCATTGAAATAGCGCCATATAAAGATACAGGTCTATCATCCATACTGAACTCACCTGATTGCTTTACAGCGCCATCAATAAAGAAGTTATTACTACGATATTTTAAAACTTGAACCTGTGGATCAGGATATTTTAAATAGCGTTGTAACTGGTTGCGTAATTGACTGGTAAACTGAGGTACAGAAAGCCCACTGGCCTTTACTCGACCTACCAAGGGAAACTGGATATAGCCTTGCTGATCTATAGGGTAGCCAATATCAGATTTTGGAATTTGAGGGTAATCACCCAACGAGATGGTAAGTACATCCCCTTGTGCTAGACGATATTCGCTACTGCGTGGTCCATTTAATAGCTCATGTACGCGAGCATTCTTCATGCTAGAGCCGCTATTACGTCTACTTGAATAAACAGGTGAAGCGGGTAAGCCAGCTAAGCTTAAGGGCTGAACGTTGAATTGCATGCCGTTTTCAGCGATAAAGACACCTTGTGGTGGCAGCTCACCTGCTTGCAAGCCTGAGTTGACGCTGGCACAGCCTGAAGTTAAGCCTATCAACACCGCAAGAGAGGTACTGGCAAACAGTGATTTTGGGCTTTTTAAAACATTCATGTTAACTTCTCTACCTTTATTCCGACCGACTTTGCCCAGAAAGCTACTGGACAAAAACTATTCTATGAGCGGCAATTATGTTGGCAAAATGCACCCATTATTACCGTTATTTTAACATTAAATTAAGAGTGCTGCCCAAATATGCTGATATCTTACTATAAAAAGACAGAATACGTACTATAAAAGTAGGGAATTATATGGTCAGTTGTGCTTGCTACCACCATTCGGGGTCATTCGATTGAGATTCATCAGATTTTCTTACAGATTCTGCAGCATCAGCTTTTACAGTATCTTCTGGAACCTCAGCAATAAAGCGGGATATCTTATCGAAGTAACCGGCGAAGCTTGAGAAATAATCAGGGGCGGTTAAATATAGGTGGGTTTTGGCGCGGCTACAGGCCACATAAAACAGCTTACGCTCTTCTTCTAACGCCTCAAATTCATGCAAAGAGCGGTGATGCGGCATTAGGCCATCGACTAAAGCATTAATAAAGACCACCGGCCATTCAAGACCTTTGGCGCTATGAATGGTAGAAATAGTCACCGCATCGGCCTCTTTGTCCTCAGGATTAGTCATTACCGCGACCGAGTCATTGGGCGGATCGAGTGCTAAATTCTCCAAAAAGTTATCTAAGCTGCTGTGCTCTTGCGCCAAATTAATCAGTACTCGAAAGTCCTCAGAGCGTTCCCGCCAATTGTCTTCCAAGGTTTTTAAAATAGGCGCATAAAAGTCGATCAGGGTTTGCAAGATATCGGCGACAGTGGCTTGCTGCTGCGCTTTAATGAGCACATGATACAGCTCGTTAATGGGCACTTTGTTTTTGGTCAGCTTGGGATCGAGTAGCGGCTGTAACGAGTCATTACTGCTGGTAATGGCCTGGGTAATCTTAGATGCAGTCACATCACCAACGCCACTGAACAAGGTTAAAATACGGTGCCAAGCAATGGTGTCATTGGGGTTGTATAAAATTTTCACCAGCGCCAAGATGTCTTTGATATGACGCTTTTCAATAAATTTGATACCGCCCACCACGATAAAGGGGATATTGCGCTGCATAAACTGCAGTTGAATCTCGTTGGACTGAAACGAGGTGCGGCTCAGTACCGCAAAATTATTAAAATCATACTCTGGCTTAAGCTCGATAATTTTATCAGCAATATAAACCGCCTCTTGCTTGTCATTACTGCGCCGGCAAA
Protein-coding sequences here:
- a CDS encoding low molecular weight protein-tyrosine-phosphatase — protein: MAFENILVVCVGNICRSPMAEALLKQRFPDKNIDSAGVGALVGHGADPAAIEIMQQQNIDITGHIAKQIDEDLALKYDLILTMSDGQNKWIEERFPFCRGKTFKLGHWRDKDIADPYKHEMSAFKTAYQDIVKGIEDWQDKIN
- a CDS encoding polysaccharide biosynthesis/export family protein, with protein sequence MNVLKSPKSLFASTSLAVLIGLTSGCASVNSGLQAGELPPQGVFIAENGMQFNVQPLSLAGLPASPVYSSRRNSGSSMKNARVHELLNGPRSSEYRLAQGDVLTISLGDYPQIPKSDIGYPIDQQGYIQFPLVGRVKASGLSVPQFTSQLRNQLQRYLKYPDPQVQVLKYRSNNFFIDGAVKQSGEFSMDDRPVSLYGAISMAGGVAPEGDSNNVTLTRNGTTYELGLNDLKSMGVSANQIYLRDGDAVHVNSRDRNKVYVLGEFGSVKPVEIPDQGLSLTQVLGEVEGLDARTADAAKLYVIRDHGNASYTDIYHANLQSVTNLALANRFEMQPNDIVYVDPTGLTRWSRFIGAILPSAYALDRLN